In Deinococcus psychrotolerans, the genomic window CCGCGTGCCAGCCTCGCTCTGCAAGGCGTGGCTCAGGCGCTGGCGGCGCTGAGTGGACGCGCCTACGTGCTACCCGACGACGTCAAGGAAGTTGCCCCCGCTGTGCTGGCCCACCGCCTGACTTTAGGCACTGAAGCCCGCTTGCTGGGCCTGCGCGACGTGCAGGTGGTGGAAGAAGTGCTGCGCAGCGTGCCCGTTCCAGCAGAGACAGTTCCGAGGGAAATAGCGGGAAGTGGGGAGCCAGCGGGCCGAGCATGATTCTGGATGTCTGGGTGCTGGCCTGGGCGGCTTTGCTGCTGCTGCTCTTGGGTCTGATCTGGGCCGCCTACCGCCGAGCGCCGCAGCTCGAACTCGGCCGCGAAGTGCCGCCCGCCGGATTCGTGGGCCGCGATGTGAGTTGCCGCATTCACATCAAGCTCTCTTCCCGCCTGCCGCTGCGCTACGTCATCGAGGACGCGCCGCCACTGACCATCATTGCAGATCGTCAGTGGCGCTGGGCAGGCTGGCTGTGGCAAAGCGGAGAAGCCGAACTCAGCGGCTCGCTGCACCTCAATGCCAGAGGCGAGTACCACTGGCCCGCCACCACGCTGCGCTGGGCCGATCCGTTCGGGCTGTTCTGGCGCAGCACCCGGCTCAGTTTTGGCACGCGCATGGAAGTCTACCCCGGCATTCACGGCTTAGCGCTGCCAGACTTGCTACGCCCGCTGCTCTCGGAAGGCGCACTTTCCCGCACGCTGGGGCTGGACGACCCGCTGAGCCTGCGCGGGGCGCGGCCTTACTCGCCCGGCGACCCGCCCAGCCGGATTCACTGGCGACTCTCGGCCCGCACCGGCGAACTGACCGTGCGCGAGTTGGAGCGCACCGCCAGCAGCCGCCTCTTGGTGTTCGTGGATACCCGTGGCGACGACGTTTTTTTGGAAAGCGCGGTGCGCCTCTCGGCCAGCTTAATCAGCGAGGCGCTCAAATCCGAGTTGCCGATCTCGCTCAGCACGCCGCAGGGCGCGACACCTCCAGGCCGCACGCCGCTGGCCCTGCAAGCCGCCCTCTCCAAGCTGGCCACCTTGCAAGCTCAACCCGCCGAGACTGCCTTGCCCGATTTAAGCGAGCAAGCGGCGGGCAGCAACGTGATCATGCTGACCCAACACGCACCCAGCGACGTGCTGACGGCGGCGCTGCGGGCCAGAACACGCGCCAAACGGGTGGTCATCGTGGTGATGCCCGAGGGCTTTTACCTCGAACCCGGCGAGTCCCCGCGCCGCCAGTGGGTCGGACTTTCCAGCACAGTGCGCGACTTGGAGCGCCGAGCCGGTGTACTGGCCGACGCGGGGGTGCTGGTGTATGTGCTGCGCGGCAATCAAAGCGTGCTGCGGCTGGCCTGAGAGGATGGAGTGGCGATCTGGAGTTCGCTTCTCTCAGCGTCCCATTCGCCGCCGGACGCCGCTGATCAGCCCTCTGGCCTGGCCGACATTGAGCGCCGCCGCGAGGCCCAGATAGCTCGCCAGCCCCAAACCGCCCGCCAGCGCCAGCACGAAGATGCTCAGCAGCAATTGATGGGGGCCGGGGTTGGGCAGCGGCAGCGAGACCAGCTTGGCCAAGATGCCCGCGATGACCGAGAGCCCCACCACGCGGGCCAGATAAAAGGCCAAGTTCGGCACTGAGAATCCGAGCTGGCGTCCGTAGAGATAGATCAGTGAGAAGCACACCACCACGCCCGAAATCGTCGTGGAAATCCCGAAGCCGATCAGGCCGAGGCGCGGCACCACCACGTTGTAGAGCAGCACTTCCAATAAAAAGCCCACCGCACTGACCACCACCGCCTCGCGGGTGCGCTGCCGGGCGTAAAAGGTTCGCAACAAGACAGTATTGATAGCCCACGGCACCAACGCTATTGCCCAGCCGGTCAGAATCAGGGTGCCGGAAGTGAAGCGGTCGAGCGGCATGTTGCCGCGCAAATCGAAAATGCCGATGGCGTAGCCTGAGAGCGCCACCAGCAGAGCGCTGGCCGGAGCCGCCAGAAAGGTGACGGTTTTGAGGGTGCTGTAGGTCAGCTCCTTGAAGCTCGGCCAATCGTTGTCGGCGGCCAGTTGCGAGAATCTCGGAAACAGCGCCAGTGCCGGACTCACCACGAACAGCCCGTTGACCATCGTGAACAGGGTTTCGGCATTGCTGTAGGCAAAGGCGGTGCCCGACGGGAAAAAGGCGGCGTTGGTCAGTAAGCGCTGCACATAGATATTGAGAATTTGCCGTGCGCCCGTCGTCAGGGTAAACGGGGCCATCTGCACCAGCACCCGCCCCAGCGCCGGGTGGGTCATCAGCTGCGGGGTGGGCAGCAGGCCGTACTTGCCCAGCGCCGGAAGCTGCACCAGCAGTTGCGCCAGCCCGCCGAGCAGCCAACTCAGCGCCAGCCACGTGGCCGAGTGCGGAAATAGCACTGTAGCCACCAGCAAAATAACGATAGAGACGGCGTTGAAGGCAATTGGTGCAAAACTCGATTCGCGGAAATGTTCGTCGGCATTGAGCAGGCCCATAGCAATAGAAGCCAAGCTGATCAGCGTCAGGAACGGCATCACCAAGCGGGTCATATAAATAGCCAAGCCGGTGTCGATGTTGGCGTTTTTGGCCACCAGCAAATCCACGATCCACGGCGCGGCCAAGATGCCCAGCACCATCAAAATCAAGTTGATGCCGATCAGTGCACCGGAAAAAGCGCGGGCGAGTTGAGATTTCTCATCACTGTCTAAAGACTTGTAGACGGGAATAAACGAGTTGACCAGTGCGCCCTCGGCCAGCAGTTCGCGGAACAGGTTGGGCACCCGCGAGGCGATGGTAAAAGCATCGAGCAGTTCGTTGCCAAAGCCGTTGATGAGCTGTTGGCGCACCACCCCGGATAAGCGCGAACCCAGCGTGCCCGCCATCACGATGAGCGTGTTGCGGGCTGCCGAGCGTGGCACCGGGCCAGGCGGTAAAGTCGCTTCGGAAGCGGGCGTTTCAGCGGTTTCGGGAGCGCTCATCGGCGCGAACTGACCGGGGGGAAAGGAAAACGAAGCATCGGCCCTACTGTAGCGCCGCTTCCTGCCAAAACGATGAAGAGCGCTGACTGCGCACTCCAGTTTCGGCGTGTCCCCTTGAAGGCGTCCTGAGCGCGTGCTACACTTCGCCTCGCTCACGCGTTCGGCGTGAGTGCCGAGCGTGTGGAGAGGTGCCAGAGCGGTTGAATGGGTCAGTCTCGAAAACTGAAGTATGGGCAACTGTACCGTGGGTTCGAATCCCACCCTCTCCGCCACCGCAAAGAACCAAAGCGTATTTGCCTCAACATCGAAAAAGCCGCACCTCCTTAAAAGAGTGTGGCTTTTTTGATGAGTTCCAAAGTTGCTTTTCTCTTTGAAGAAATTCAGAAAACTAAATCACACCTTTAGCTCATAGAGAGGATTATCTGCTTTTCTGAAAGGCCAGTTTTAAATATTCAGAGACAATCTTTAGACCAATGGTCAGATAAAATTTTTGCAGGCTTTTTGAATACTGGGCGCTGAGTCGACGAAAGGCAGTGCCTCGAAAATCTGTTCAAAACGCTGCACATTCTGAGTTTCAGCTCAAAGAATGTAATCGTCACTTCTTTGACGAATTTTCGTCTTCTTGTTTCTGACCACCGGTCATCATTTTCAGTGGGTGCTCAGTTGTCTATCCCCCCTAGCCCCCCCTGCACACAACTGCTTGAAAACGTGCATTTGCATGGGGCTTGTAAGACAAACTGAGGACAATAAAGAGCAGAGAGGTTGACTCATCCATGACTTTAACCGTAGACACTACGTTGCCAAATACCCTCAGAGAATTGCTGCGAAGCCACGCGCCTGACTGCACCTTGCTGGCCAGCTTGGGCAGCCAGACCCTGCTGATGAGCGCCGATACGTCGCCGCTGCTGGTGCGCGACCTCACGCCACCCGACGAGTGGTTTGACAGCGGCGAGCTGACCTGGCTTACCCGTGACGGCGCACTGCTGGGCCTGATGTGGTCGCAGCAAGCCGTGCTTGAAAGCACCGTGCAGCTGCTGACCATGCTGCTTTCCGCTGCCCGCAGCGACAGCAGCCAGCGCGAGGCCAACGTGCTGATTACCCAGTTGCCCGAAGGCGCGGCTTGGCTCAGCGGCGATTTGGTATTTCAGCAAGTCAGCCGCAGATTCTTGGAACTTCATCATCTCAGCGCCGCGCAGGTGATCGGCCAGAGCTTTGACGCGGTTTTCCCAACGCGCAACCACACGTCGCTGCTGCTGCGGCAAGTGGCGGCGGGGCGGGCGGCTTATCAGGAGCGCGAGTGGCTGCCCGGCTCGTCCGGCGGGCGCGGCTTTTGGCTGCGCTCACAGATGCGGCCTTATTACGGCGGCGCGGCGGCGGGCGTGCTGTGGACGATGTACGACATCACGCAGGAAATCGCGCTCTCGGCACGGATCAATGCGCTGCTGTTGGGTGCCCGGTTGCCCACCGCTGTGCTGAGCAGCAGCGGCGAAGTGCTGGAGCGCAGTGAGTCGCTGCGCCGCAGCTTGCCAGGTACGGCTGACCCGCAAAACGCCTTGCTGTGGCAATGGCCGATTTGGCATGATCCCGCAGAAGTTGAGCGCCAGCTCACTGAAGCGCTCACCGAAGCACTCTCGCAGCCTCAGCAGCGCTTCGAGTGCACTTTGCAAGTTTTAGGCGGCGAGCGGGCCATCATTTCGCTGTACTGCGGCGACCAATTGGAAGACGCTCTCGGCAGTGACGACGCGCCGCCAGAAGACGCCGCCACACCTGAGCCTCTGTTCATGGAAGGTGAAGCGCTGGTGGTGGCCGAGTTTCATTTTCATGAACGTCAAGAAATGGACAGCGCCCAGCACCGCCTGCTCAGCGGCGTGATCGCCCACAGCCCGCAAGCCACCTTGCTGCTCGGCGCGGCGGACGACAGCGGTGAGCGCCCGGTCTGGCTGGCCAGCGAAGCCGCCGCCACCTTGCTGGGCGTCGAACGCAGCGCCCTGAGTGTGCCGGGCGGCGTGCCGTTGGGCCGGCTCCTCAAAGCGCTCAATGTGCAGCTCTCGCGCCCCGATCTCACGCCGCTTTCGACAGTCACGCTGACTACTCAGGCCAGCCTAGACGGCGGAGTTCTGTCGGCGGTGCTGACCCGCTCGGACGGCCTGCGCCGCTCGCTGCAAATCACCGGCGCACGGCTGAGTACGGGTGAGGGTGCGCCGCAACGCAACGAGCCGCTGGCGCTTTATTTACACGACGTCACCACCCTCAAAAACCTTGAAGACCGCCTCAAACACGACGCGGCCCACGATCCGCTCACCGGCCTGCCCAACTGGCCGGGCCTGCGGGCCAAACTCGTCCAGCAGGCCCACAAACAGCTTTGCGTGCTCAGCCTCAGCGTGGACGACTTCGGGGTGTTGCAGTCAGCTTTGGGGCGCTCGGCGGGCGATCACTTGCTGATTCAGGTCGCCGCGAGGCTGCACCACTGGCGCAAAGACGCTCAAGTGGCCCGCTTGGAAGGCGAACACTTCGCGCTGGTGCTGCCAGAAATAGAAAGCGCTTCGGCCCTGGTGTTGGCCGACGAAGTGCAGCACCTCCTGACCATGCCGCTGAGGGTCGGCGGGCGCGAGATGCGCATCAGTGCCAGCGTGGGCGTGGCCTGCGGCGCGGACACCGCCGAACAACTCCTCGAACATGCCCGCACCGCGCTGCTCTCGGCCAGGCGCACGGGCCGCGCTGGGCGGCAGTCTTACCGACCAGAGATGATGAGCGCCGAAGCGGGCCTGCTCGAACTCGAACACGATTTGCGCGGCGCACTGCCCTCGCAGATGACCCTCTTGTTTCAGCCGGTCATCAACTTGCACGGCGGCAGAGTGCAGGGCGCGGAGGTGCTGCTGCGCTGGAAACACCCTACACGCGGCCTGCTCTCGCCCGCTCAGTTTTTGCCGCTGGCCTCGCGCACCGGGATGTTGCCCGCCCTGGGGCGCTGGGTGGTGGCCGAAGTCAGCGCCCAGCGGCAGCGCTGGCAAGGCCCGCACCCCAAACTCCGCCTCGCCATCAACTTCAGTGCCGCCGAACTGCTCGACGAAGACGTGCTGAGCGAGTTTGGGCAACAGGTGCGCGAAGTCGGCGGCTTAGACCTCGAACTCAGCGCCAGCAGCCTGATTCAGCCGGACTCCGCCTCGGCGCTGCACAGCAAAGCCGCCGCCCACACCAGCGCGGCCCTCGCCGAGCTGCGCCAGCACGGCGCGCACATCTGGGTCGACGATTTCGGTGACGGCGCGTCGAGCCTGACTGCCCTGGAGCGCTTTCCGCTCAGCGGCGTCAAGCTGCACCCCTCGTTCGTGGCCAATTTGCTCAGCGGCCCGCGCCACCTGGCCCTCTTGGAAGGCACAGTGGACCTGGCCCGCAAACTGAACTTGGAAGTCATCGCGGTGGGTGTGGAAACACAGGCCCAAGCCAAAATTCTGGAAAAAGCCGGTTGCCACGCCGCTCAAGGCTTTTTCTACTCGCCGCCGATGGCGCTGGCTGAATTCGAACGCTGGCTGGCAACGCAGGTGCTGGACTGAGAACGATTCGCTCCGTGTGGCCCCTGTGAAAGCATGGGCCGCATTTTTGGTTGCTGCAACCTCGGCAGGCCATTCGGCGGATGCGGCGAGGCCAAGCAGGCGCGATAGTAAGAGCATGATCTGGAACTGAATTTGGCGGGCACACAGCGACACTCGGAAAGAAGCAACGTCGCTTGGGAAGAAAAATAAACCCCACGCTTCCTTCCCCACAAACCCTTCTTACGATTGACTTCGCTCCCCTGCGCTAACCTACAGGCACGTTTTCAGTTCGCGCTTTTTGCCTTTCTTCAGGCGGGCGCTTTCCATTCCTCCTCACCCCACAAGGAAGTGAATCAACATAGAGAAAGTCCACGGTAATCTATCGGGCCTCAAAACCGGCCAGCAAAAGAGCCTCAGTAACTTGTACCGCCGCCGCCTCGCGCCCGGCAGCGTCACCAGCCCGGAGCTGGCCCGCAACCTCAGCGAACTCTCGCAGGAAATCCGGCGCGAGATCAGCGTGCTGATTGACCGGCGAGGACGGGTCATCAGCGTGTCGGTGGCCGACGCCAAGGCTGCCGAGCTGCCACCGCTGCGCAAAGGCGAAACCCGCTTGTCGGGCTTTCATTTGCTGCACACCCACCCCAAAGGCGGCGGCCTGAGCAAAGGCGACCTCTCAGCGCTGTTTTTGAGCCGCCTCGACGCGGTGGCGGCCATCGAGGTACGTCCAGACGGCTTGCCCGGCAACGTGCATCTGGCCCACCTGACCCCGCCCGGCACGGTGGGTGAGGAAGAAGACTGGCGCGTTTATCCGCCGGCCAGCCCCGCCGAGATGGAAAACTTCGACCTCGCCGCGCAGGTCAGCGCCCTCGAAGAAGAAATCGCCCGCTCCCAGCGCACCCGCGAAGCCAAAAAGGGGCGCGAACGCGCCATCTTGGTACAAATCGATCAGGGCGAAGTGGACGCCGAGGAGCGCCTCGCCGAGCTCGGCGAACTTGCCCGCACTGCCGGGGCTGAAGTGGTCTATCGCGAACTGATCTTCAGACGGCACCTCAAGCCCGGCACGCTGATCGGCGCGGGCAAGCTCGAAGAGCTGACCAGCAAGGCCTACCACGAAGACGCCGAACTGCTGATCTTCGGTCAGGAACTCGGCGCAGCGCAGGCCCGTGAGATCGAAGAAGCCACTGGCCTCAAAGTGCTCGACCGCACCCAACTGATCCTCGATATTTTTGCGCTGCACGCGCAGGGCGTGGAGTCGCGCCTGCAAGTCGAACTGGCCCAACTGCGCTACATGAAGCCACGTCTGCTGGGCGCGGGCACCCGGCTCTCGCGCATCGGGGCGTCGGGCGGCTCGGCAGCAGGCGGAGCCATCGGCACACGCGGCCCCGGCGAAACCAAGCTGGAGCTCGACCGCCGCCGGATCAACGACCGGTTATCTTTCCTGGAAAACCAGCTCAAGGAAGTCGCGGTTCGGCGCGAAGAACGCCGCAAGCAGCGTGGCCGCAACGATGTGCCAGTTATCAGCATCGTCGGCTACACCAACGCGGGCAAGTCCACTTTGCTCAACGCCTTTACCCACGCCGCCGAAGAGCCGCGCAAGGTGCTGGCCGAGAACAAACTGTTTGCCACGCTGCGCCCCACCAGCCGTCAGGGCTTCCTGGAAGGCGTCGGGCCGGTGGTCTTTACCGACACGGTGGGCTTTATCCGCGATCTGCCCACCGATTTGACCCGAGCCTTCCGGGCCACCTTGGAGGAAATCGGCGACGCCGACATTTTGCTGCATGTGGTGGACGCGGCTGCGCCGGGAGCCGAAGCCCGCCACGCCGCCGTCACGCGCATCTTGCAAGACCTAGAGATCGGTGACCTGCCGACGGTGGTGGCCCTCAACAAAGCCGATCAGGCCGACGCCGAGACGCTGGAACACGAGCGGGCCAGACTCGGCGGCGTGCCGATCAGCGCCCACAGTGGTCAGGGTTTGGGGCAACTCAAAAACGTGCTGTCTCAGACGCTCGAAGACTTGCAGGTGCGCCGGCAAGACGCCGAAGAAGCCGCCCGCTTGGAGCGCGAGAACGTGAAGGCCGCGCTCAGCCGTCCTTCACCCAATATCCCCTGGGTCAGTACAGACTGAAGCACATATGCTTGATAACATCTTCAATTCTGTAAAACGCGGAGCCGAAAAGGTGCAGCGGCGGGGCGAAGAAGTGGCCCAGAGCGCCAAGCTGCGCGTAGAAATCTATCAGCTTGCCCGCGAACTCGACGGCCTGTATGCCCGTTTGGGCCGCGCTTACCATGCCGACGCCGATCAGGGCGTGCTGGATGAGCTGAGGGGCGATGTGGAGCGGCTCAACGAAGAAATCGCCAGCCGCGAGCAACTCATTCTCGAACTCGGTGAAGCGGAAGAAGAACAAACCCACAGCGAGGCGGTTCAGGCGGCGGCGGCCCGCACCCGCACGGCCGAAGTGCTGGAGATCGTCTCCGCCAATCCGGTGTTCCTCACGGAGACTGCGGCCAGCGACGGCTCGGAACCCAACCTCGGTGACTTGCCCGACTTGGGCCAGAGCGCGGCTCATCCGGTGCCGCCTTCAGACGCGCCGCGCCCCAGCCCGCAGCCATCTGCCCCAGTTCAGCCCGCTGCCAACAGCAACGCCCCGCAGTTCGTGGAGCGCTCAGCCACCCCATCCATCACCGCGCCTTCCACTGCCGCCTCGCGGATTTGGCGGGCCAAGGAGGAAGCCAGAATGAACGACGACCAACAGCCCACTGCACCGGTGAAACCCGATGGCCCAGACGGCGAGGCCGTGATGACCGATTTGGGCAAAGAATTGCCAGACCGCAAAGACTACAGCGGCGTCGGTGACGAAGCCGAACGCGACAAGATGCGCCGCCACCCGATTACCTTGACCGAAGGCGAACGGGCCGAGCGCAACCCTGACCCATTAGATAAGTAACTTTCAGTTTTCTACGACCAGAGCGGCGCACCTTAAACTTTGGTGCGCCGCTTCGTTTTGCCGCTTCAACTTGAGCACGGCCACCACGCCGCCCCCAATTGCCCCGCTTCCCTTTCGGCCTGCGCTTCGGCCAGGCGTCCCAGTGCCAGCAGCGCCCAGATCCGGGCCGGACTACGCGGCATGGAGCGCTCCAAGGCTTTGTGGGCGGTGCGCTCGGCTTTGGCCGTGCTGCCAGAACCGCCCACCAACCGCTGAGCGTAGGCCAGCACCGCCAGCAAGTGCGCGTCGGCAGCGCCGCCCACCAGTTCCGCCACTTTCAGCCCCTCGGCCAATGTTCTGAGAGCGGCGTAAGGCTGGGCCAGTTGCAATTCACCCAGCAAGGTCACGGCGGCCACCAGCGCGGAAGCGTCTCCCTCAGAGCGGGCCTGCTGACGGGCTTGCTCGGCCCAACTCAGCTCTGTTTGACCCTCAAGCGCGTGGGCGCGGGCCAGCAGCACAGCGCGGCGGGCGGTATGCGGCAGTGGGGCGATCAGTTCTAAAGCCTGAGCGGTTTGGCCAAGTCGCAGCGCCGCCGCCGCTGCCAGTTGCCGCTCACCGGCTATCAAGGCCCAGCGCAGCGCCGCGTCCGGCACGCCCGCACGCAGGGCCAGCGCCGCCGCCTGAGGGTGCTGCCCCTGCGTCGGAACCGCCGTTTGCAGTTCACGGAATTGCTGCGCGTCTGACCAGTGCCCGAAGTCGGCTAAGTTCACGCGCCGCAGTGTAACGCTTCCGGCACTGACCTTAAACAGATCTGACCTTGCCGTGTCAAGCTAAACCATGACCGACTTCCCCGACGCCGCCCGCTTTGCCGTTTATCTGGTGCCCCCCGCCAGCAGCCCGTTTTATCAACTCGGCAGCCAGCTTCTGGGCTACGATGTCCGCGCCCAGCAGGTGCTGCCGCTGCCCGAGTTTCTGCACCCCGAATGGCAGGAGAGCGCCGCGCCCTACGGCTTCCACCTGACTGTGGTCGAGGGCTTTTACACCGATCCCGACAGACTGAGCGCCATTGAGAAAGAGGCCAAGTTGTGTTTGGGCTGCTTCTCGCCGGGCGCGGACTTGACGCTTGGAGGCGGCCACCTCGCAGTCTGGGAAGACGGGCGCGTTTGGGTGCAGCGCTTTGAAGCCTCCCCCGACTTTCTGATGCTGCACACCCTGCTTTCCGCACGGCTCGCGCCCTTCGTGACCGCCTCACCGTTTGACGCGGAAGTGGCGGCGGGCAAATGGCAGCGGCCCTTTGAGGTTGCCAGGATGCAGCTTCTCCGCACGCCGAGGGGCTTAGACACCTACCAGCCGCACTTCACTTTGGTTCAGCCTTACGGCGGCCACGACCCAGACGGCTTGTGGGCACGGCTCGAAGCGCTCACGCAGCCTTTTGAGCGCCTTGAAGTCGGCAGCTTGGCGCTGTGTGTCAAACCCGCCGAGAACACCCACTGGCACATCCAAGCGGAATGGCCGCTGCCCCTGACTTGAGGCTCACCTCCGAAGCTGATTGAGAGCGTCATGCTGTCTAGATGAGCAGCAGTTCATCATCAGAAAGAGCCGCATCAGCAGCGAGCGCTTAACTGCGCTCATGCTTTCTCGTCAATTGATCGTTTGGCAAGGCTCGCGGGCCCTGGCGCGGCGTGAAGCCAGTTTTGTCCGCGCCGGACATCCTGAGCGCGTGCGGGACTTGGCGCTGAACTTGGGCCAGATGCTTGACCTGAGCGGCCCAGAGCTGGAAGCGCTGAGCAGGGCCGCACTGCTGCACGACATCGGGCGCTCGCTGATCCCGCCGGGCGGCGACGCCAGAGCACATCCGAGGGTGGGCGCTGATCTGCTGATCGGCCAAGACCTGCCCAGAGCCACTTTAGACGCCGTTCGCCAGC contains:
- the murJ gene encoding murein biosynthesis integral membrane protein MurJ, which translates into the protein MSAPETAETPASEATLPPGPVPRSAARNTLIVMAGTLGSRLSGVVRQQLINGFGNELLDAFTIASRVPNLFRELLAEGALVNSFIPVYKSLDSDEKSQLARAFSGALIGINLILMVLGILAAPWIVDLLVAKNANIDTGLAIYMTRLVMPFLTLISLASIAMGLLNADEHFRESSFAPIAFNAVSIVILLVATVLFPHSATWLALSWLLGGLAQLLVQLPALGKYGLLPTPQLMTHPALGRVLVQMAPFTLTTGARQILNIYVQRLLTNAAFFPSGTAFAYSNAETLFTMVNGLFVVSPALALFPRFSQLAADNDWPSFKELTYSTLKTVTFLAAPASALLVALSGYAIGIFDLRGNMPLDRFTSGTLILTGWAIALVPWAINTVLLRTFYARQRTREAVVVSAVGFLLEVLLYNVVVPRLGLIGFGISTTISGVVVCFSLIYLYGRQLGFSVPNLAFYLARVVGLSVIAGILAKLVSLPLPNPGPHQLLLSIFVLALAGGLGLASYLGLAAALNVGQARGLISGVRRRMGR
- a CDS encoding HD-GYP domain-containing protein, with product MLSRQLIVWQGSRALARREASFVRAGHPERVRDLALNLGQMLDLSGPELEALSRAALLHDIGRSLIPPGGDARAHPRVGADLLIGQDLPRATLDAVRQHHERWDGRGFPCGLRGSAISGLARVLAVANALDHWGHLPPDVRAQRLVWERGLAFDPEVVNAYLRMSAHDGTE
- a CDS encoding sensor domain-containing protein: MTLTVDTTLPNTLRELLRSHAPDCTLLASLGSQTLLMSADTSPLLVRDLTPPDEWFDSGELTWLTRDGALLGLMWSQQAVLESTVQLLTMLLSAARSDSSQREANVLITQLPEGAAWLSGDLVFQQVSRRFLELHHLSAAQVIGQSFDAVFPTRNHTSLLLRQVAAGRAAYQEREWLPGSSGGRGFWLRSQMRPYYGGAAAGVLWTMYDITQEIALSARINALLLGARLPTAVLSSSGEVLERSESLRRSLPGTADPQNALLWQWPIWHDPAEVERQLTEALTEALSQPQQRFECTLQVLGGERAIISLYCGDQLEDALGSDDAPPEDAATPEPLFMEGEALVVAEFHFHERQEMDSAQHRLLSGVIAHSPQATLLLGAADDSGERPVWLASEAAATLLGVERSALSVPGGVPLGRLLKALNVQLSRPDLTPLSTVTLTTQASLDGGVLSAVLTRSDGLRRSLQITGARLSTGEGAPQRNEPLALYLHDVTTLKNLEDRLKHDAAHDPLTGLPNWPGLRAKLVQQAHKQLCVLSLSVDDFGVLQSALGRSAGDHLLIQVAARLHHWRKDAQVARLEGEHFALVLPEIESASALVLADEVQHLLTMPLRVGGREMRISASVGVACGADTAEQLLEHARTALLSARRTGRAGRQSYRPEMMSAEAGLLELEHDLRGALPSQMTLLFQPVINLHGGRVQGAEVLLRWKHPTRGLLSPAQFLPLASRTGMLPALGRWVVAEVSAQRQRWQGPHPKLRLAINFSAAELLDEDVLSEFGQQVREVGGLDLELSASSLIQPDSASALHSKAAAHTSAALAELRQHGAHIWVDDFGDGASSLTALERFPLSGVKLHPSFVANLLSGPRHLALLEGTVDLARKLNLEVIAVGVETQAQAKILEKAGCHAAQGFFYSPPMALAEFERWLATQVLD
- a CDS encoding DUF58 domain-containing protein, coding for MILDVWVLAWAALLLLLLGLIWAAYRRAPQLELGREVPPAGFVGRDVSCRIHIKLSSRLPLRYVIEDAPPLTIIADRQWRWAGWLWQSGEAELSGSLHLNARGEYHWPATTLRWADPFGLFWRSTRLSFGTRMEVYPGIHGLALPDLLRPLLSEGALSRTLGLDDPLSLRGARPYSPGDPPSRIHWRLSARTGELTVRELERTASSRLLVFVDTRGDDVFLESAVRLSASLISEALKSELPISLSTPQGATPPGRTPLALQAALSKLATLQAQPAETALPDLSEQAAGSNVIMLTQHAPSDVLTAALRARTRAKRVVIVVMPEGFYLEPGESPRRQWVGLSSTVRDLERRAGVLADAGVLVYVLRGNQSVLRLA
- the hflX gene encoding GTPase HflX, with product MEKVHGNLSGLKTGQQKSLSNLYRRRLAPGSVTSPELARNLSELSQEIRREISVLIDRRGRVISVSVADAKAAELPPLRKGETRLSGFHLLHTHPKGGGLSKGDLSALFLSRLDAVAAIEVRPDGLPGNVHLAHLTPPGTVGEEEDWRVYPPASPAEMENFDLAAQVSALEEEIARSQRTREAKKGRERAILVQIDQGEVDAEERLAELGELARTAGAEVVYRELIFRRHLKPGTLIGAGKLEELTSKAYHEDAELLIFGQELGAAQAREIEEATGLKVLDRTQLILDIFALHAQGVESRLQVELAQLRYMKPRLLGAGTRLSRIGASGGSAAGGAIGTRGPGETKLELDRRRINDRLSFLENQLKEVAVRREERRKQRGRNDVPVISIVGYTNAGKSTLLNAFTHAAEEPRKVLAENKLFATLRPTSRQGFLEGVGPVVFTDTVGFIRDLPTDLTRAFRATLEEIGDADILLHVVDAAAPGAEARHAAVTRILQDLEIGDLPTVVALNKADQADAETLEHERARLGGVPISAHSGQGLGQLKNVLSQTLEDLQVRRQDAEEAARLERENVKAALSRPSPNIPWVSTD